CCCTATCATGAGCAAAATACATGCACTGAGTGCATGGTAACTAAAATCTAGAAGTTGGAACCAAATCCATGGCACTGTAATGCAGCTGTTAGAATGTGAAAAACAGAATGGAACTCCTTCCTTTGGTCCATCTCCATGCTTCTCAAATGTTAGTAAAACTTAAATTAGGACACTCCTGGCCTAACCTTTCTAATTTCCATGTTCAAGAATCTCCATTCAACTTCTTGGCACTGCTCTGTTCACTTAGTTCCCGCTTTGACACATATAATGAAGCTCAAGTAAggtcattaatttttaattccctTGCTTTGCCTTTCTGAGTATCGGATGGttctttttaatatattttaactTCTTGATGCAAACTGCACCGCCTCCTCCTGCTCAAGAGTGCACAGCTCATTATCCAACTCTCTTATGGTGTCTACTTCTCTACTTTTATTAATGTTTCATTGGGTTTGATGGCATCGTATCTTAGTTTCTTTGTCTTTTGTGACTTCCTGATAAATTGAAGCAATTTCTTCTGTGACACTAAGTATATACCAACTTTTGATGTCTTTATAATAGCTTATGTTGGTTTTGAACAAAGTTTCACTGTGTCATTTCACTTCGAGCATGAATCTAGTGACGTAATTATGGCTAACTTACTAATTAACATGAATAAATTAGGCAAATTTAGGTATGACCGTATGAATCGAGCATGATGTTCCATGTTGTAAGTATCACAACTGTgtgcttctttcttttctagtatttaataataggtctctagtAATTGGAGTACGTGGTGATGAGTAAAATATTCCAAGAACTTAGTTTTGATACTTTAGTGTTTTCACAAAGCTGGCAATGTTTTTAGTCTATGGCTCTATCTTCGAGTCGTATTTCTCAGATACAGGATCTTGACCTTTTATTCTTCATTCCTAATGATATTTTAGTTATGCACATGCTGTGTCAGCTCATAACTGAAAATATGAAGGGCAAATTGGGTCTCATTTTAGATTTTTTCCCCCTTATGCAgagcaataaaaaaaatgaagactcAATCAGAATCATCTCTTCTTTCGGGCCTTCGATCACATAGAGGAGAAAAGATTCTTGATGTAGATGGAACATTGACCACCCAACCGGTACTTGAACATGTAGGAATTTCCACATGGCCTGGTGGGTTCTGTATTAACtaacattgtatttgtgggtTTGGTGAATGATAAAAACCATGCAGTGATTAATGCTCTGcttattcttaagtacttaaattCACAGAGCTTTGGCAACAGTCATGCCCTCTTGCTGCTATGGTTGCTTATTAAACTCTATTAATGCAGGAAGATTAACACTGACAGATCATGCTCTCTACTTTGAACCTCTACGAGTTATAACTTATGACAAAGCAAAAGTATATGACCTTGCAGATGATTTAAAACAGATTATCAAGCCTGAGTTGACTGGGCCATGGGGTTCACGTCTTTTTGACAAAGCAGTCATGTACAAATCGATGTCCTTGTAAGTCATATTGTTTTCCAGTCTGTTGCCAATGTTGCACTCTTAACTTCCTTACCgctactttttcttttctctattttttatttggatACTGGGTGGAAAATTAATGGATTCAGGCAGGGTTTGATGTTGGTAAAAGTTGAATGCTCTTGAAGAAGATTATTGCCTATTGATGCCTCCAATTTTGTTTGTAGATCGGAACCAGTGTTCATGGAGTTTCCAGAGCTTACTGGTCATTCACGTCGGGACTATTGGCTGGCTGTTATGCAAGAAATTCTTTATGCCCATAGGTTTATTAGAAAATTCCAAATAAAGGGTgttgagaaggaagaaacacttTCTAAGGCTGTGCTAGGCATTTTGCGTTTACAAGCTATTCAAGAGTTAGTTCCTTCAATTCCCTTACGATGTGAGGCACTTCTGATGCTCAATCTCTGTGATCAGCTTCCCGGAGGTGACCTAATACTAGAAACTCTAGCTGATTTGGTGTCTTCTAGAAGGTTGGATCAGGTTAACATATCTAGTTCAGGAAGTGGAATGTATTCTATATCTGTTTTGGCAGTCTTGTCAAATCTGGGGGTGGAATCACAATATGTTAACAACGAAAGACTTCCTGTTGGTGAATTAGTTGTAGGACAGATGAGTTCCTTAGAAAAGGCTGTTAGTGAGTCTCGGGATAATTACAAAATGGTAGAGCGGGCACAAGCCACGGTTGATGGAGTTAAAGTAGACGGGATCGATACAAATTTGGCGGTGATGAAGGTAACATGCATGTCATCTATTTTGTTTTATACATATTGCTTGTGACCTTGTGTTACTTCAACTGATTATTGTTATATGACTGTATCATCTTCATAAATTGATATGTAAAATAATCGTGTTCTTTAGTTCACTAGTCTGATCCGACATGAGTTGAAATGGCTACATATAATTGTTTTCGCGATCTACAGCTTCACCTCTTAGTTTTATGTTCATATGCATCTATGAAGATGTGATGTTGACCGAATCACACTTTGGAGGTgaccatatgcatcatatgtattttgtgccattattatcaatataataggttcatgtaAAGTCATTTAGGGTATTGGAGTCCCTTTTTTGGGGTTAATAGAGGTTGTTTTAATGTCTTCTTATGTCGTACTTTGGATAGGATCAGGTTGTAAAGGTCCTTTTATGGTATGTGCTTGTCTAGGAAAGCTCCAAAGTGATTAAGTTTGGAAATGTTTGTCTTCGAACAAGAATTCCTGGAGGATCCAGATTTTGGTAGccttttttacttttctttgtatgtggCAGCCTTTTTATCTTTGTACATGAGCGAGCAAGTTTTACGTTGGTAAGGAAAATAAACAGatgagacttttttttttcttcggaAATAATTCATGGGTTATATTGCTGTTAGATTTTGCTACATCATTGGTTTAATTGTTTTCCAGTAAAAATTTGAAGTATATGCAGCCTTTTTATTTTATAACTATACACTTTAATTAAACTACATGTATGCAGTCTCTAGTGTTTTGCCTGACAAGCCAGATAGATCATGCACTCAACTTATGCAATCTTCAGGCTGGATTTTATGCCAGGAGTTAATATATGCAACAGAATTCTGACCTAAGTGCTGGGTCCAGTAATATTTTGCTCTACCACATATTTGATTGCCTGCATGTCTTTTGCTTATGCCTGAACTTGTCTCATCTTGCTTATGTTCACCCCTGAAGATGTCCATATCTTTTGTTGCTTATCGAAGTTCTTGCTATTGCATCATCAGATGTAGTTAAATAAATTCATCTATTCCTAATAGACAACATCTAACTGTTTGCCCTCATGAATCTGTAGAATGATCAATTGCTAGACTTTTGCCAGCATGTCCTTCTAAGATGCTCGATTACTTCTGCATTTCTCAAACCTTCTTTTAGATGAGTGTTTCACTCGACATCCCCATTTCTCATCGTACTTAATCTTGAAAAGAATCATGGCGATCTGGGTGTCAGTAGGCAGCTACTTCTACAGGAATTCATGAGTTCAAAGCACAACCTTGGGTTGAATATGATGTGATATTGTTCTTAACaaaattttgaatctttcttttaagaaagaACGTGTTGAGGAGAAATTGATGCTTGAATCTATTTACCCACTTGAGCTTAGTATTCAGTATCCATTTCTAGCAGAATGTCACAAATTGGTTATGGTGTTTTACTATAAGTTTCATGTTCTGTTTGTTCATGCTGCTTTTcctttccatgaaatgtggaatATGAGTTAATGACACATTTGAATTATTGGCATCACTTTAGTCAAATATAGTCAATTGAACTGTCATTAAATCCATCAATGTTCTTGTTTTGTGTAAATATAACATGCTTTATCACATTGCCTTAAACTTGCAGGAGCTGCTACATCCTATGATTGAACTAGGAAAAATCCTTGATTCTTTTGCATCATGGGATGAACCTCTCAGGTCTTTGGTATTCTGTTCTGTTTCTTGTTACATAATTATCAGGTTTGGCTCTGCTACTTTTTCACAGATAATCTATCAGTAGTGCATGACATTCTTGTAACTACTGAAACTCCTTTTTTATATACCTGTTCACTTTTGTCCTTATGATGTGTGTAAGCACGTGGTCATGTTTACTAATTTAGAACCTTTATACTATTTATTAGCATAGAGATGGTTAGTCTGTTATCTGTTATCTGAAGGTTCCTTTAGCACCAAAGCAACCAGAGCTACACTACATTTCATGTCCAAATTGTGTATGATAGGGGGTTCTatcgaaaaaaaagaaagaaaaaagaaaaagaacaatgaCTGCTGAATGGAAGCACAGAAGTTATAATGGCACTATCTCTTAACGCATTATAATATTGGAGGAGTTTCAGAGCTGCTCTTGTCAGTTGGCTCAGTGGTAGGCATTATGTTGAGTGATCATAGATGATGAAAATTTGAAAGACTAAAACCTGTactctcaatgttttgtaactATGAACTGGGAGCTAGCAAATCAGACGTTTTTTCCAAAAGAAACACTTCCATTGTTACTCTTGGGAAGACTATGTCATTAATACTCAAGCTCtttctgaagaaaaaaaaaggaaaaaacttgAGTCCTCACATCCTTGAAAGAGTCATGATGTGCTCTTAGGTAGGATGTCCTTTAATTTCATGAATGGAACTTTGATTTTCGCTGGTTCATAGTAGAATATTTTGCTTATTTAGGTATGTTCTTTTACATAAGTATTGATACTAATTCATGCCATTGGCTTTCATTATACTTTCAATATGAATGGTGCAGGGGATGGCTAGGTTATGTACTTGTTATGGTGCTTCTCTTTATTGCAATCTTCATGTTGCTCACTAGATTATGTAATGAAGGCCAGCCAATCAATCATGTTAAGGTGACAGCCCCTCCAGCAATGAATACTATGGAGCAGCTCTTGGCTGTTCAAAATGCTATATCTCAAGTTGAGGAGCTAGTCCAGAATGGGAATGTCATTCTTTTGAAGTTACGAGCCTTGTTATTGGCTGTGCCTTCTCAGGTtagtccctttttcttttttatctttggtACTTTCGCAtcacatatattttttaattgtgCAAGCATGCGTGCCTGGATGAGTATATGGAGATAAGACAATATAACCTACTTCATCTTATTCATTCAAGGGTTCATTAGAAAGTTGATTAGATAACACATGATAGTCCCAGGAAGTTCCAATGTTCTTTGAGTCCTTCCTGAGTTTTCCATTTTGCACCTTGTTGCTTGGTAGTTGCACTCTTTCCTTTTTATGTTTTGCTAATTGTGTTCAGCTCATAGGTGAGAGATGTCCCTTATCGGTCAATCACTTTATGAACATGTAAATGCACGGGGATGCACACATGTATGGGAATataaaattgaatttattagaggAACCTGCAGTACTTGGAATAGCTGGTGCAGCTTACAGATATAGAGTTATCAATATGGGAAATTTCAAGTTTGTCCTCCAATTGCTTCCTCTCATTCTTTTGTCATGAATGATATTACCGTGCAAGTAACACTATCAACAACCTGGATCATGAACCTTACGCTATCTAGATTAGTGAAGCACTAAGTTTGTTGATTTCTTTTGGTCGCATAGTGCTTAGATTGATCTAATACAATTCTTTTCTGTTCAGGGCCATCTCACTGTTTTCCTTATGATCGATTTATCCATTTGACTAAAAGTTATTGTCATCTGGTAACTAGCCTGTTGGTTGGATCTTTCGTCCAATGCATATGTTTCCTAATTATTTAACAAATTCAACGTGGCATCAGATACAGGGATACATGCCCATACAGAACATAAATTCTTATGCTTTCGTTGGATTATTAGACAACGAGTGTCTCTAACACCTGCATGCAAACCTCTGTAAATACTACAGGTCAAATGATGCCTTCTTTCTGATATTGCCTTCTTGTTTTTCCTTTATATACATGAATATGAATGTCATAATCTTACACATTACTGATTATTCGTGTGGTAAATAGGCAACAGATAGAGCTATAATAGTGCTGATTCTACTGGCCTTGGCGATAGCCTTTCTACCTGGTAAACTGATAATCTTAACGATATTTCTGGAAGCATTCACGAGGAACTCGCCTCCAAGAAGAGCGAGCACAGAGAGATGGACAAGAAGAATAAGAGAGTGGTGGTTCAGCGTACCAGCAGCTCCTGTAGTACTTGAACGAgataaagaagagaaaaagaggaagtgAGCGTGTATATAGTCATGTATTTTTAATTGTTTCATATGTTCATAAATAAGATTTTCTCTTTCTGCTTATATccacccaccccccccccccccagtgCAGGAGACATTAAAAAAATaggtggaaaaaaaaaacgagtCTTCAATACACATGATTGTATTCAGATTAAGCTTTTGTCTCATTGCTGCTGTGCATAACAATCTTTTAGCTCGCGTTTTGAGCTTATGCcattaaaacaattactacTATAGGCTGCTCAAAAACTATGCATGGCCTCAATTCATGGTGGTTGCTTACCTTTTCGAAATGCAGCAACCTGTGATTGTAATTTTCTGGTGCTACTGGAGCTCTGAGAAGTGCTTTCCATTATCTTCTATACCCTCTCACATGTCCTCAGGTAAGTACATTAGTTTCCATGGGTGTTCTCCCTTCATATGTTATGACTTTCAAGAGCATCAGAGATTTCTGGGTAGGAGATGAGAATTTGTTCGTTGTAAGAGAAGGTAAACAACTTTTGATGGCAGTCTCATGTGCTAAGTTGGGTTAGTTTGACTGAATTTATGTTAATCTAAAAGGTTTGTAGGGTAGCGTTTGTGCCTCAGAATCGACGATGCTGATGcagcacaaagtttaattagGTCAATGTAATGGCTCCGAATGTCACCGTAATAGCTCGCAATATAACCATATCGTATTCCGGTTTGATTCCTAAAAACTGGACCAGATATGCTCATCAAGTTTGATCTGGATCTGAGCAGTtcattaatatatataaaaataattatatcctTCTAGATGTAGTACTTCGTACTTCTAGGCCCTAGTCTGTCGATCCATTATGGTAACAAATTAATACCAAATTTACCAAATTATTTTGGTTTGTTCGAGGGCTAGGAACTAACCAAAGGCCGAGTTTCGAAACCTTCAGTTGTCCGCATGTATGGATCACGCCATATATTTAGCTGCCAGTTTGCCTTATCATTCAAATTTCTCGATTGCAAAACCAGCAAGACGCAGTACAATGTCCGTATCATTGCAGGAAAAAGAGAATGGAAACTAGATGCAAGCCTTCGCTTcgttgaagaaaagaaaaggaaatgaggcAACCCGAACCAATCAACCTCCAACTACAAGGAGTCTGATTCCTCTCCTCGGAGCTGATAGGATCAGCCAACCAAAACAAACGAACTGAACTAGGAGAATTATTGCCCATGGATGAAAACCAGGCCTCCTGCCAATCTCAGTAGTCGGGGAAAGCCTTCATGGTGTCCATGATGGAAGGCGAGATGGAGCCGCCCATGTTTGGAATGGATTGCGAGAACAGCGCCGACTCCGGGTACCTATAGAAGGACCCTGACGAGCAGAAGAAGTCCGAGGAGCTGGGTGTGAAGAGCGGGATCTCCGACAGGAACGGGTTAGGAGGTGGCAGGGGGTCGAAGCCGAGCGGCGACATGGCGGCCGGGGCAGATGGCAGCGGGGAGCAGCCGACATGGTGGACGACCTCCCCCGCGATGCTGCGATTCTCCGACAACGGCGACGGATCGTTGTTAGCCGCATGGATCGTGTCGGCGTCCTTGCAGGGAATGTTGGATGGTGCGGGAGGGGGATTGTTGGCGGCGGCGGCtgagtcgtcgtcgtcgtcatcGGTGGAGCGGGAGAGACCGGTGAGCTTCTGGACAAGGGCCATGAAGTCGCGAGCCTGCGTGTGGATGATCTTGGGGGAGTGGGTGTAGATGATGACAGGATGGTGGCGGTGGTGGGTGGtggcggtggaggaggaggattgCTTGTGGATGAGTTGGGTGTCCTTGTGGATCTTGAGAGGGGCCGGGCGGGAGCCGTTGATCTCTCGCGACGAAGGGCTCATGATGAAAACAGAATTCAAAAGGATTGAAGGATGAGagaaatggagagagagagagagagagggatggaAGGAGAAAGGTTGATACTAATGGAGGAAGGAGATGGTGGTGCTTTTTTTTTAGCTGGAAGGAATGCTTTAtttggggttggggggggggggggggggattgaAGGGCCAGCGCCAGCCAAATTGACCGTTGATAAAAAGAAGGGGAAGGGGTGATGTGGTGGGGAAGTTACAGGGATTGTAGGGGAAGGCCGTTGGGGGAAGGGCGTTGAGAGAGGGGTGCATGTTGACGCGGGAGGAGATGGCGGGAGAGAGGGTTGTGGGCTTTCGTGGATTTGCGGAAGGGAGTTTGCATCGTGGATGTTTTGTATGAGGCTAGAGAAAAGaattctagagagagagagataaacgTTGCATTTGCGTAAAAGCTTCATATCACCTctgtctcctcctctcttttgaGCTTTATTCATCGTATGTTCAAATTGGTGATTGGttcataaataaaataaaataaaaaaaagctaaTTGGCATGGTGCAACGCCACATTGGTGCACACCgtataaaatataatttgcGGTTCAGGTGGAAATGGATATGAATCCAAATAAAAACCAACACCATTTACTACActcaagataattttttttttttggtcacacGGTGGGCATGAGAGAACATGACAGATTTGAATATACGACTTTTAGGACAATAAGAACTAGAGCGTGTTTTAGGAAACGGCATGAGTTTGTTGCAAGCTAGCTGCCTGCTCCCATCTTATCTCCATGGAACTACATTAAACATGTGTTTAAGGCAGCACCATTCCTCTGATGGTACTTCATGCAGAGGATGACAACATGATGTTATACCTAGTTGGAAATGGGAGGACTAGGAGGGATTAGAGGAGTTTCAAATGTACGTGGATCCAAGTCTAAACTGGAAGGATGGAGCTAATTAGAGCAAAATACAGTTTTGGACAGATGTGCTCATTCTCATGGAAACAAAACTAAATCGATCAGAATCTATTTTACTTATTTGGatccaataaaaaataataaaaaatttcgAATTCTTAAATTTTGCATGAGTTCAATGCATTTCTTACCAATCTACTAAGAAAGTGGGTTTAATATGAATTTTAATTGTGAAGTGGAAGCcagtttaggctagatttggGTCAGCAGATATATTTTATGTGAACCCCATGCATGTTGAAGTTGTTTTGGGTTAATCCTTCATTGCATGGAGAACCTGACGAATATTAAAACGATGCGCGCTTGATCCTGGGAATCTCGCTTGGTGGAGTCGAAGCTAAGATTTTGTATCAGAACAGAAACAATATGTGCCAGAAAAAAGACTTCTAGCTTTCTGCGTTAGCATCtagaaaatttataaaagaAAAGCAGAAAATAGTCAAAGTCTTCACCATCATGCATCCACGAAAGGGCTGCTTTAGGTATCGCCATAACATGTACATGAATACCATGGCCAAGTCCTGCGGTTTGACAAGTTCTCGATAATATTACAAAATTTAGGtgacatttttttaataatattacaaAGTTTAAGTTCTTTAGACGTGGATCAGAAGGATCAATCGATGTGAAAAGGCCTCCAGTGGAAACGCTATATTCGATCCCGGAATTTATGATCGATGGAGGATAAAAGTCTTGTATCCTTTGTCCTCGTTTATGCTTGAGTTGGGATGCTTTCAGTGGTAGACTTGTAGTGTTTTGCCCTGTGGGTCCTTTTTGAACAGAATGAGGTCCGGTAGTAACTCCTAAAGAGAGAGATTGAGGCATTCAAAGACCAATTCTGGCCAGTGAAAACTGCTTAAAAGAAAGATAGTACACTCTCACCACTCGTCTCTCATATTCTTTGCAAGAAAGAGTATACATCTTTTTcaattctttcttctcatgttaTCTACGTAAGCTActagatttatttattagaCGTATGTTCATATGCACATACGTGCAGTGTTATCatacttagaaaaaaaaatcataggaTTTATGTGGGGCTtcttttttctatctttttttttttttgatcttttgCGTTGCTTCTTTCTGGACAAATGATATttatttcatctttttgatCTTTTTGTATTGTTCCTTTTTCTTAGAAGAAGAGGTGCAACAAAGAAGCTTGTGTGcttgttttctgtttttttttcttttttaaaaaatttataactCCCTTCTAATGGTCAATTAGAGGgatttaaattatatatttaataaaaaaatacctGGCAAAATATAGGCGACGCATGATTTCTTGCATGCATGATGCATCTGGCAAGCCAAGTCTCACAAGAAATGTACTCTAATCCCAGTTGTCTATCCAATGCTATGCATGACATGGTAGTTTGAACATAATGCAGCAGTATCAAAAGTATAGGTGATTTATAATAGATtaatatttttcagaaaaaggtGGGAGTCTATGGGAGTTATTGATTTGAATTCTATTCAACACAAGATTAATGGATTGTCAAATGGTAACTATCGAGGCAACTATGTGAAGTTGTTACGATACTAGCTGTTACCTGAATGTCATGCTTTGAAGAAAGCATGTTatgtacaaaaaagaaaaaaagaaaaaaaaaagcatgttaGTTACGTTCCAAGAAATCAAGCCATCCAAATTAAAGTCAAAAATGTTGTGCCTCGGCCTCTAACATTTGTGTCCTGTTGTATCTGATAAGTAGGACTCTTCTAAATCTACTACGGATGGCATGTATGATGACTTGGTTCAAACCTTTCATTATCTGCCATATGGATTGGGATCCCACATccccctgttttttttttttggtacagagATATTTGAAACATCATGCTTGTTCGAGACCATATAAAGCACACAAACCCTAATATTGGGCAAGAATGATGACGGAACACTATAATTAAGGAGTTAAATTAAgttttaaaatcttttttttttttttgagggcaaCATGATGGCAAGCATGGTTATATTTAATTGAGAAATAAAATGAGGCAAGAATAGCAAACAggagaatatcccaaaaaggaaaaagaagagagaaagaacaagggaaaagggaagaggaggaagaatgaGGAAATGAAAGGGTAATGGATCAAGCAGTTCCtaagggggcgtttggtaaccccaacaagatcaccacggtgatctaaAATCCCTGGTGATTCGAATACTGGGATGATTTGATcccagtgatctaagatcaatgtgtttggtaggcCATGGTCCAGTAATTAAAAATCTTCGGATATCaatgagtaacttgtttggtatggtatggagatccaagatcaccgaccatataataccacaaatatcccagatatatcttagatggattttttatgtgtttttaattctcatgaataaaaaatataagtcaatatgctaattcctataatagctccattattttgtcacatattctacttttagtagcccttatcatatatttattaatcatataaaatatattataataaaatattaatatatttatcaatatattaattattaatatattctataaaaatatatttattactcctataaattataatcttataaaaatatgttattttttattatagaattaatattttatttatacttatcataatttttttaatactaataattatttttatgctGAACGCGATGATCTTTAATCATCGGGATCAGATTACTCCAGAATAAGGATCACCACTAATCTAAGATCACCTCAGTGATCTCATCTGGGTTACCAAATGCTACCATAAGGTAACCTATGCAATAACAATattcagaaaataaaaatgttctgaaaataaaaatgttcTGAAAATAAAACATACTAAGATGAATTTAGTGCAAGAAACAAGCAAATTAGTTTTATTAGTTTCCAAATCTATATAAAGggggaagaaaaaaacaaagatattaTATGTATGAGTTCCGTTAATCGCATCCCGTGGCAAGAGCTTAGTTAAAGTGACCTCCTAGACTTTGAACTTTTGATAATTGTTGCATTGGtttttttatgtaaaattcTTCTAATGTCctaacaaaataagaaaaatcttGGGATTGCTTCAACAGAACGTCATGGAAAAGCATCAAAGCAGGAACAAATCATAGCATTGACAAGATCACTCGAGAGAGAACTGAATcatttattcaatttttcaaagagaAACAAAAGACTATTTATGGAGCCCATAAGTATTTAGGACTTTAGAACGCCACAATAAATCATCTAGAACTGTAATtgtagaaaaaaggaaaaaaattaataaatgttTTGTTTTATTGAATCTAATAAAATTTTGTTTTACTATAAGGTAGTTTTTTCTCCATAAGGAGAAGGAAAACAacctaaaaatagaaaattgagATTTCAGCGAGACTAATAGAAGAATGCCAAGTTATAAATATTAGCAATTTTGATAGCGGCATCCAACATCAACAATTTTCAAGCTTCTGGAGTCGTTTCCTTAATAACCCGAACAACAAGTCATAAACAAGGATAATCATCAAATCTGAGCTCCTCAACAATTTGAGCATATACAACGTGCCCTGTTTGGTCGAAACTTTGGCCGAATCTTGTCAAGGTGCTTTCGAATTTCAAAATATTACATGTGCATTGGTGTGGAACCTTGTAATGTGTCATGCACCATGTATATGGCGTAGAGATTTGGGTTAGACTCTACATTCTCTGGCAGGGCCGGCTCAACCATTAGGCGACTAAGGCGGTCGTCTAAGATCCTGGCTCCCAAATACATTTATTATAGTGAGTTTCAAAATGAGCGTCCAAATACATTGAGGCTCCAAATGCATTTATATTGGAACATATCTCTTGTCTAAAGAAATTTattatctctttctttatttgtgcGTTGAGCCCCTAAATGCATTTATGGTGGAATTTTTGAGttgccttaggcctccaaatgcatTGAGCCGTTCCTGTCCTCGGCTACTCCTGCGTCCGTTTTCACTATGGGCTTGTTTGgatcgcgggaagcattttccctctTAAGAATATGATTCGTGGAAAGAAGATTTCTAGGAAGAGAATGCTTGGgaatgtacttttggcatgtttggttaaacatgAGAAAGTGATAGATttccagagtgcttatgtttggttgaccatctactagcctagaaaagttatgtgtaatttctattatacccttaataaaaattaggttcttTATGCCTTTTTAATGTTGAAgagtctttttggaaaaaaaaaaagaggaaatgatTCCTGCTtcatggaaatgatattcctagaAGGAAAAATACTTCCTACGAACCAAACAAGcttgaaatgtgggaatcatattcctatgggaatacaactttctcatccttcttctttgaaaactcaaaccaaacaagaggcatctcattatttTTTCGTTGATCacacttttttctcttcttttttcgtGAACCAAATGGGCCCTACAGGGCTCTTCAGCTAGTGTGCCTTccgttgcttttttttttttttttgttgatgagaaaaaaaagagagagcttttgatttttgaataatctAAAGGGCttgcattga
This is a stretch of genomic DNA from Phoenix dactylifera cultivar Barhee BC4 chromosome 9, palm_55x_up_171113_PBpolish2nd_filt_p, whole genome shotgun sequence. It encodes these proteins:
- the LOC103719567 gene encoding uncharacterized protein LOC103719567 isoform X2 — translated: MAMMSKTRNVLEGLVKDGAFKWALSRRSSFDEEFEEMGRSPSGKRKWIAELSPMANVIVGRCSRILEVSMDELQHNFDKEASESIKHPSNYARNLLEYCCFRALALYTQGADHLADKNFRRVTFDMMLAWEAPAAASQTLVKVDKESTVGVEAFSRIAPAIPTIADVVTCFNLFDVLTTLTGGQLSFAIYDKYLGALDRAIKKMKTQSESSLLSGLRSHRGEKILDVDGTLTTQPVLEHVGISTWPGRLTLTDHALYFEPLRVITYDKAKVYDLADDLKQIIKPELTGPWGSRLFDKAVMYKSMSLSEPVFMEFPELTGHSRRDYWLAVMQEILYAHRFIRKFQIKGVEKEETLSKAVLGILRLQAIQELVPSIPLRCEALLMLNLCDQLPGGDLILETLADLVSSRRLDQVNISSSGSGMYSISVLAVLSNLGVESQYVNNERLPVGELVVGQMSSLEKAVSESRDNYKMVERAQATVDGVKVDGIDTNLAVMKELLHPMIELGKILDSFASWDEPLRSLVFCSVSCYIIIRGWLGYVLVMVLLFIAIFMLLTRLCNEGQPINHVKVTAPPAMNTMEQLLAVQNAISQVEELVQNGNVILLKLRALLLAVPSQIQGYMPIQNINSYAFVGLLDNECL
- the LOC103719567 gene encoding uncharacterized protein LOC103719567 isoform X3, which produces MAMMSKTRNVLEGLVKDGAFKWALSRRSSFDEEFEEMGRSPSGKRKWIAELSPMANVIVGRCSRILEVSMDELQHNFDKEASESIKHPSNYARNLLEYCCFRALALYTQGADHLADKNFRRVTFDMMLAWEAPAAASQTLVKVDKESTVGVEAFSRIAPAIPTIADVVTCFNLFDVLTTLTGGQLSFAIYDKYLGALDRAIKKMKTQSESSLLSGLRSHRGEKILDVDGTLTTQPVLEHVGISTWPGRLTLTDHALYFEPLRVITYDKAKVYDLADDLKQIIKPELTGPWGSRLFDKAVMYKSMSLSEPVFMEFPELTGHSRRDYWLAVMQEILYAHRFIRKFQIKGVEKEETLSKAVLGILRLQAIQELVPSIPLRCEALLMLNLCDQLPGGDLILETLADLVSSRRLDQVNISSSGSGMYSISVLAVLSNLGVESQYVNNERLPVGELVVGQMSSLEKAVSESRDNYKMVERAQATVDGVKVDGIDTNLAVMKELLHPMIELGKILDSFASWDEPLRSLVFCSVSCYIIIRGWLGYVLVMVLLFIAIFMLLTRLCNEGQPINHVKVTAPPAMNTMEQLLAVQNAISQVEELVQNGNVILLKLRALLLAVPSQHSRGTRLQEERAQRDGQEE